Proteins encoded by one window of Rutidosis leptorrhynchoides isolate AG116_Rl617_1_P2 chromosome 7, CSIRO_AGI_Rlap_v1, whole genome shotgun sequence:
- the LOC139858134 gene encoding 5-amino-6-(5-phospho-D-ribitylamino)uracil phosphatase, chloroplastic-like, translating into MIESIAATSSLLGHSLILGHYIRNVTFKKIPILKVVKAQAMELAKEPNLYREKDRFLDSFDVQKPVSWPPKNKADNPSLHNPLARQEQMGCGWLGAIFEWEGVLIEDNPDHEKQSWLALSQEEGKSAPPAFMLTRIEGMKPKQAISEVLCWSRDQIQVKRMASRKEEIHRALRGGVYRFRDGSREFVDVLTRHKIPMALVSTHSRKNLEEAIGAIGIQGVFNVVVTGEDVHRGKPDPEMFAYAGQLLQFIPERCIVFGNSNLTVEAAHDAKMKCVAVASKHPVYELTAADLVVRWLDELTIVDLKNLADIELTEFGLTPELEMEVEEEDDGHPPPSTAVDDGFW; encoded by the coding sequence ATGATCGAATCAATTGCTGCAACATCATCCCTTTTAGGGCATAGTCTAATTTTAGGGCATTATATAAGAAATGTTACTTTCAAAAAAATTCCAATATTAAAAGTGGTTAAGGCCCAAGCGATGGAATTAGCGAAAGAACCAAATTTGTATAGAGAAAAAGATCGGTTTTTGGATAGTTTTGATGTTCAAAAACCGGTTTCATGGCCACCTAAGAATAAGGCCGATAACCCTTCGTTACATAACCCGTTGGCCCGTCAAGAACAAATGGGTTGCGGTTGGTTAGGCGCGATTTTCGAGTGGGAGGGTGTGTTGATCGAAGATAACCCCGATCACGAGAAACAATCATGGCTTGCGTTATCTCAAGAAGAAGGTAAATCGGCCCCACCTGCTTTTATGCTAACACGAATAGAAGGAATGAAACCCAAGCAAGCGATTTCGGAAGTTTTATGTTGGTCAAGAGATCAAATTCAAGTCAAACGAATGGCTTCACGAAAAGAAGAGATTCACCGAGCGTTACGAGGCGGCGTTTACCGGTTTCGTGATGGGTCCCGCGAGTTTGTAGATGTTTTAACACGTCACAAGATACCAATGGCGTTGGTGTCGACCCACTCTCGAAAGAATCTTGAAGAAGCCATTGGTGCAATTGGGATACAAGGTGTATTCAATGTTGTTGTAACGGGTGAAGATGTACATAGAGGAAAACCCGACCCGGAAATGTTTGCTTATGCGGGTCAGCTTTTGCAGTTTATACCCGAAAGGTGTATTGTGTTTGGGAATTCGAATTTGACAGTAGAAGCGGCTCATGATGCTAAAATGAAGTGTGTGGCTGTGGCTAGTAAGCATCCGGTTTATGAGCTAACTGCTGCTGATTTGGTGGTTAGGTGGCTTGATGAGTTGACCATCGTTGACTTAAAGAATCTTGCTGATATTGAGTTGACTGAGTTTGGGTTAACACCTGAATTGGAAATGGAGGTTGAGGAAGAAGATGATGGACACCCACCTCCGTCAACGGCGGTTGATGATGGATTCTGGTGA